From the Kallotenue papyrolyticum genome, the window CCGTCGATGCGGCTGATCACCGACACCTTCGCCTACTGTCGCCAGCACATCCCCAAGTGGAACACAATCAGCATCTCCGGCTACCATATCCGCGAGGCGGGCGCGACCGCGGTGCAGGAGCTGGCCTTTACGCTGGCGAACGGCATCGCCTACGTCCAGGCTGCGCTGGACGCCGGCCTGCCCATCGACGAGTTCGCGCCGCGTCTGTCGTTCTTCTTCAACGCCCATAGCAACTTCTTTGAGGAGATTGCCAAATTCCGCGCCGCGCGGCGCATGTGGGCACGCCTGATGCAGGAACGCTTCGGCGCGCGCGATCCACGCTCGCTCCAGTTGCGCTTCCATACGCAGACCGCCGGCTCGACGCTCACTTCGCAGCAACCGCTCAACAACGTGGTGCGCACCACCCTGGAGGCGCTGGCCGCAGTGCTGGGCGGCACCCAATCGCTGCACACCAATGGCTACGACGAAGCCCTGGGCCTGCCCACGGCCGAATCGGCGACGCTGGCGCTGCGCACACAACAGATCATCGCCTACGAGAGCGGCGTACCCGCGGTCGCCGATCCGCTGGGCGGCGCGTACCTGATCGAGTGGCTGACCGACCGGCTCGAAGCCGAGGCACTGGCGCTGATCGAGCGCATTGATGCGATGGGCGGCGCGGTGCAGGCGATCGAAGAGGGCTGGATTCAACAACAGATCGCCGATGCCGCCTGGGAGACGCAACAGGCCATCGAACGCGGCGAGAAGATCGTGGTCGGCGTCAATCGCTGGCAGAGCGGCGACGAAACACGCGTGCCGATCTTCTATCCCAACGCAGCCGTCACGGCGGAGCAGACCGCCACGCTGGCGCGTATCCGTGCCGAGCGCGATCAGCAGGCGGTCGACGCTGCGCTAGACGAGGTACGCCGCGCCGCTGAGGGCAGCGCCAATCTGCTTCCACCGATCAAAGAGGCGCTACGACGCCACGCTACCCTGGGCGAGATCTGCAACGTGCTGCGCGCGGTCTGGGGTGAATACCGGCCCAGCGTAGCGATCTGAAACGCAGCGCGCCGCACTTGCAACCCACGCCGGCCTGAGCTATGGTGCGCTGGCTGTTCAATCTGCCATTCATCCTGCTCTGGTATCTGACCTACGGCCTGGCGCGCGGGCTGCTGGTGTTGCGCCGCTGGTTGCCGCCCGGCGCGCTGGTACTGCTGCTGGTGATCGGCCCCCTGCTGGGACTGGCCCTACCACACCTCGATCACGTCATCGGCATGCTCGCCATCAGCGTGGCGATCGTGCTGGCTTTCATTGCAGGCGCATTGTCGCGGCGCGCCTGACCGCTATGCGCGTGTGGCTGTGCCGGCCCAGCAGCATGTGTGTCGTCCGGCGCGCCTCTGCCGAGCGCACGCCGGGCCGGGACCTGCCGCGAGACAAGTGCGCCGCAGGCTGGTACAATCCGCTCACGCATTGGGCTGGAGCAACGAGAGATCGTGAGGAGGTATGCGCGGTCCGCGTTTCGATCGCATCGTTCCGTTACTGACGCTGATCCTGCTGGGATTGGGCGTGGTCTTTCTGCTCGAACTGAACACCACCCTGCTGATCGTTCAGCCCGACGGCTGGTTGCCCCCGTTTTCGGTAGCCTGGCTGCTGATCGGCGCGCTGGCTTTGGTGACGGGCATCGGCGTCGAACTGATCGCGCGCGCCGAAGAGCGGCTCTGGCGCTCTGGCTGGACTACGACCCTGTCGCTGCGTGGACGGGTGATCGAGCTGGCCTTGCCGCTCTGGATCCTCCCCATGCTCACGCCGGTGGCGATTTTCGCCTTTTTCCGCCTGTTCAAGGGAGCGCTGGCAACCAACGCCTACCTGATCGTGCTGCTGTTGACCGGCCTGCTGCTGACGATCGTGCTGGTAGCCCAGCACTACCTGATCGCCGGCCAGGCCCGAAGTCGCCAGATCGCGCGGACGATCCTTACACTGGTCGCCTATGTGCTGGCATTTGCCATCTTCAGCGCGGTGACCTTCAACCGCTATCGCACGCTCTACGCCATAACGCTGATCTTTCCTTCGACCCTGCTGCTGGCAGCGGATGTGCTGCGTGGCCGCGTGGCAGCCCATTGGATCGTCGCCGGGGCGATCGCGCTGATCATGGTCGAAAGCTACTGGGTCATCAGCTACTGGCCGGCATCGTTCCTCCTGGCGAGCGTGGTGTTGCTGGTGGTGCTGTACCTCTTGCTTGGGCTGGCACAGAGCGCGGCAACCGTGTCCGGCGCCGGACGGTTGCACCTGCGTGGCGTGGCCGAATACGGCCTTTTAGGCGCGCTGGCGTTTGTGGCCTTGCTGGTAGCGGTTGCCTACCTGCGCACGCGGAACATTGACCTGCGCGGGCCGTAGGCGCCATGCACACCGCGCGCAGCCGTGCAGCGGAGAGCGCAGCCACCACCGTCGGGCGGGGCTGGACCAGGAGCGGCCTTTTCCGGCGCTTCAGGCGGCGCTCAACATGGCCACCACCGAGCGAACCTTTTCTAACGAAAACGGCTTCTCGATCACCGCCGTCACGCCCAGCGCCAACACACGTTCAAGCTGGCGTGGATCGATCTGGCCGGTGACCACAATGCGCCGCGCGTTGGGTGCCCATTCACGTGCCCGTTCAAGCAACGTCACGCCATCCATCTCCGGCATGATCAGATCGGCAAAGATGACATCGACCGGCGTGCGACGGATCGCCTCTAAGGCTTTCAGCGGCTCGGTGTACCATTCGGCGATATAGCCTTCGCGCATCAGCAATCCATGGAGTGATTTGGCGATCAGCGGCTCGTCATCCACGACAACCATGTGCAATGGCCGCGAACGCGCAGATGCCGCTTCATCGGCCGGCTCCAGGCTGTTTCTGATCGGCAGCCGGATAGTCATGGTTGTCCCGACGTTCGGCGCCGTCTCCACCTCGATTGTGCCGCCATGCTCTTTGACCACGCCATAGGTGATCGACAGACCCAGTCCAGTGCCACCGTGCAGCCGCCCATCCGCCGAGGCTTTACTGCTGACGAATGGCTCGAAAATACGATCACGGATCTGCTCGGGGATACCACAACCGGTATCGCTGATCTTGAGGTATATGAAGCCGTCATGCTCACCAAGGGTGACGGTCAGCGTGCCGCCGCGCGGATGCATGGCATCCAGCGCATTCGTAACCAGATTGATCACACACTGCGCCAGCATGCCGACATCACATATCGTCAA encodes:
- a CDS encoding acyl-CoA mutase large subunit family protein; amino-acid sequence: MAQNTHPTTDETLKPVYRPEDVREHQPDPGQYPYTRGIYPTMYRARLWTMRQYAGFSSADETNQRFRYLLQQGVTGLSVAFDLPTQLGLDSDDPRAEGEVGRVGVAIDTVEDMARLFDGIPLDRVSTSMTINAPAALLLLMYELVAERQGVPAHALSGTIQNDILKEYAARGTYIFPPRPSMRLITDTFAYCRQHIPKWNTISISGYHIREAGATAVQELAFTLANGIAYVQAALDAGLPIDEFAPRLSFFFNAHSNFFEEIAKFRAARRMWARLMQERFGARDPRSLQLRFHTQTAGSTLTSQQPLNNVVRTTLEALAAVLGGTQSLHTNGYDEALGLPTAESATLALRTQQIIAYESGVPAVADPLGGAYLIEWLTDRLEAEALALIERIDAMGGAVQAIEEGWIQQQIADAAWETQQAIERGEKIVVGVNRWQSGDETRVPIFYPNAAVTAEQTATLARIRAERDQQAVDAALDEVRRAAEGSANLLPPIKEALRRHATLGEICNVLRAVWGEYRPSVAI